A part of Streptomyces sp. DSM 40750 genomic DNA contains:
- a CDS encoding Rieske 2Fe-2S domain-containing protein, with translation MTTTSEVDTGTAYGRPRPSYNARLREVGPGTPMGEALRRYWHPIASSETLVAGALPQKTRVLGEDLVVFRDGQGNPGVVIERCTHRGASLFYGRVEDDGIRCCYHGWKFDVRGRCIEQACEPGLGRRRDAARQPWYPVAERYGLVFVYMGPPELKPELPRYDALENPAEDETYFASWPVPHAAVLGMPTDFSWLNIYENSADPTHVTWLHSTHSGYQMLGTGTFGYPENFFDPALIADRVTYERTDHGLKYTQRFEMEDEDGEVTEYGFAVEQHLPNVFGLPNFVKVTPDQRPDQLLWVVPSDDTSHRLFFSIRTNDPERMVHFVIGITQNGKQNHELTDEERQQFPGDAEAQGSQGAITLDSEETLATGDRGVVMLRRMLLSMADDVEAGRDPINIVRDPSVVHRTESGLFTLGKRPAGDNADAPAAAGI, from the coding sequence ATGACCACCACTTCAGAGGTCGACACCGGCACGGCCTACGGTCGCCCGAGACCCTCGTACAACGCCCGCCTGCGCGAGGTCGGTCCCGGTACGCCCATGGGCGAGGCGCTGCGCCGCTACTGGCACCCGATCGCCAGCTCGGAAACGCTCGTCGCCGGTGCCCTGCCGCAGAAGACCCGCGTACTGGGCGAGGACCTGGTCGTCTTCCGGGACGGGCAGGGCAACCCCGGCGTCGTGATCGAGCGCTGCACCCACCGTGGCGCCAGCCTCTTCTACGGCCGGGTCGAGGACGACGGCATCCGCTGCTGCTACCACGGCTGGAAGTTCGACGTCCGGGGCCGCTGCATCGAGCAGGCATGCGAACCGGGCCTGGGGCGCAGGCGCGACGCCGCTCGTCAGCCGTGGTACCCGGTCGCGGAGCGCTACGGCCTGGTCTTCGTCTACATGGGCCCGCCCGAGCTCAAGCCCGAACTCCCCCGCTACGACGCGCTGGAGAACCCCGCCGAGGACGAGACGTACTTCGCCAGCTGGCCCGTCCCCCACGCCGCGGTCCTCGGTATGCCGACGGACTTCAGCTGGCTCAACATCTACGAGAACTCCGCCGACCCGACGCACGTCACCTGGCTCCACTCCACGCACAGCGGGTACCAGATGCTGGGCACCGGCACCTTCGGCTACCCCGAGAACTTCTTCGACCCGGCCCTCATCGCCGACCGTGTGACGTACGAGCGCACCGACCACGGACTGAAGTACACCCAGCGATTCGAGATGGAGGACGAGGACGGCGAGGTCACCGAGTACGGCTTCGCGGTCGAGCAACACCTTCCCAACGTCTTCGGCCTGCCGAACTTCGTGAAGGTCACCCCCGACCAGCGACCGGACCAGTTGCTGTGGGTCGTGCCCTCCGACGACACCAGCCACCGGCTCTTCTTCTCGATCCGCACGAACGATCCCGAGCGCATGGTCCACTTCGTCATCGGCATCACGCAGAACGGGAAGCAGAACCACGAGCTGACCGACGAGGAGCGCCAGCAGTTCCCCGGTGACGCGGAGGCCCAGGGCTCGCAGGGAGCGATCACCCTGGACTCCGAGGAGACCCTGGCCACCGGTGACCGCGGCGTCGTCATGCTGCGTCGCATGCTTCTCTCGATGGCCGACGACGTCGAGGCCGGGCGCGACCCGATCAACATCGTCCGCGACCCGTCGGTGGTCCACCGCACCGAGTCCGGCCTCTTCACCCTCGGCAAGCGCCCCGCGGGCGACAACGCCGACGCCCCGGCCGCCGCCGGCATCTGA
- a CDS encoding TetR/AcrR family transcriptional regulator encodes MSTEPTLDLPPAQQARSRLTQQRILEAGTALLEEGGTEALTVAAVASRAGVSVGSVYRRFGDKDRLIAALQHDMIDQFRADIIRRFTPLRTDPTALVASAVAGLTETYQAHERLMRVFLAAGATDPAVARVGSEAAIDADRVFRQFLEPIVPMIDAPEPEVRLDVVYRLIYGTCQNRVLYGELFESDRPLTWRQLTDELVNVACLYLLGTPAR; translated from the coding sequence GTGAGTACCGAACCGACACTCGACCTGCCGCCGGCGCAACAGGCGCGCAGCCGGCTGACTCAACAGCGGATCCTGGAGGCGGGCACAGCCCTCCTTGAAGAGGGTGGCACCGAAGCGCTCACGGTCGCGGCCGTCGCTTCCCGCGCGGGCGTCTCGGTGGGCAGCGTCTATCGGCGGTTCGGCGACAAGGACCGTCTGATCGCGGCTCTGCAGCACGACATGATCGATCAGTTTCGCGCTGACATCATTCGCCGCTTCACTCCGCTGCGCACGGATCCGACCGCGCTGGTCGCCTCCGCGGTCGCCGGACTCACCGAGACGTATCAAGCGCACGAGCGCCTGATGCGCGTCTTCTTGGCTGCGGGCGCGACCGACCCCGCAGTGGCTCGGGTCGGCTCCGAGGCCGCCATTGATGCCGACCGTGTCTTCCGGCAGTTCCTGGAGCCGATCGTGCCGATGATCGACGCGCCGGAGCCGGAGGTGCGCCTGGATGTCGTCTATCGCCTGATCTACGGGACCTGTCAGAACCGCGTGCTGTACGGCGAACTCTTCGAGTCCGACCGGCCCTTGACGTGGCGTCAGCTCACCGACGAGCTGGTGAACGTCGCCTGCCTGTACCTGCTCGGCACGCCTGCGCGGTGA
- a CDS encoding GlcG/HbpS family heme-binding protein — protein sequence MREPLSYEIAHGAALAALEAGRAEGHKVCAVVVNRSGVTKVLLSDDGVGLLGVETARRKAYTSAVSGVPTAKFAAFAASPRMQVAPPHLVDSNLLPVAGGVPIVTADGEVIGAIGVGGADDTTDDRIAQQARDSVAKIVA from the coding sequence ATGCGAGAGCCGCTCAGCTACGAGATCGCCCACGGCGCCGCACTCGCCGCTCTGGAAGCAGGAAGGGCCGAGGGGCACAAGGTGTGCGCCGTCGTGGTCAACCGAAGTGGTGTCACGAAGGTTCTCCTCAGTGACGACGGCGTGGGACTCCTCGGCGTGGAGACCGCGCGACGCAAGGCCTACACCTCGGCCGTGAGCGGTGTACCAACAGCCAAGTTCGCGGCCTTCGCCGCGTCCCCCCGGATGCAGGTGGCGCCTCCCCATCTGGTCGATTCCAACCTTCTGCCGGTCGCCGGCGGCGTGCCGATCGTGACGGCCGACGGGGAGGTCATCGGCGCCATCGGCGTGGGCGGGGCGGACGACACCACTGACGACCGCATCGCGCAGCAGGCTCGCGATTCTGTCGCGAAGATCGTCGCGTAG
- a CDS encoding MarR family winged helix-turn-helix transcriptional regulator: MTNTPADEAPRWLDEEERRAWLGLVGIMRRLDHALDTQLRDEGLTHFEYGVMAALSEAPQRELRMSALAAYAEGSLSRLSQVVARLERKGYVHRRPDPANGRYTLAALTDEGFEKIVSAAPGHVAEVRRLVFDPLTKAQVRQLAHIGQRILPAIAPDHCDGNRGGDPSR; the protein is encoded by the coding sequence ATGACGAACACCCCCGCTGACGAGGCGCCCCGCTGGCTTGACGAGGAGGAGCGCCGCGCCTGGCTCGGCCTGGTCGGCATCATGCGCCGCCTGGATCACGCGCTCGACACGCAACTGCGCGACGAAGGGCTGACGCACTTCGAGTACGGGGTGATGGCGGCACTGTCGGAGGCGCCGCAGCGGGAACTGCGCATGAGCGCGCTCGCCGCGTACGCCGAGGGCTCACTCTCTCGTCTTTCGCAGGTCGTGGCCCGCCTCGAACGCAAGGGGTACGTCCATCGCCGCCCCGATCCTGCCAACGGCCGCTACACCCTGGCCGCCCTGACCGATGAAGGTTTCGAGAAGATCGTCAGCGCCGCACCTGGCCATGTCGCAGAAGTGCGCCGCCTGGTGTTCGACCCGTTGACCAAGGCGCAAGTCAGACAGCTCGCCCACATCGGCCAGCGCATCCTGCCCGCCATCGCCCCCGACCACTGCGACGGTAACCGCGGTGGAGACCCCTCACGCTGA
- a CDS encoding NAD(P)-dependent oxidoreductase — translation MKLLVLGATGATGRLVVDQALAAGHTVRALVRSPQKLEARPGLDVVAGQATDAGDVTQAMSGVGAVISTLGATGGSVITDATRAVISGATATGVTRFVELSSFAVLRERLSAPAKLMSSTAMGAMVKDKAAAEDALRASDLDYTLVHAVRLTNGPATGVTQLLPESATLRMGDTISRADVAAWMLGALTDTTTSRRSVVIAG, via the coding sequence ATGAAGCTGCTCGTACTCGGCGCCACCGGCGCCACCGGGCGCCTCGTCGTCGACCAGGCCCTGGCCGCGGGCCACACCGTGCGCGCGCTCGTCCGCTCACCCCAGAAGCTGGAGGCCCGGCCCGGCCTTGACGTGGTTGCCGGGCAGGCCACCGACGCCGGTGACGTCACGCAGGCCATGTCGGGCGTCGGCGCGGTGATCAGTACGCTCGGCGCCACCGGCGGAAGCGTCATCACCGACGCCACCCGTGCCGTCATCTCCGGCGCCACCGCCACCGGCGTCACCCGGTTCGTGGAGCTGTCCTCCTTCGCCGTGCTGCGCGAGCGTCTGAGCGCACCCGCCAAGCTCATGTCCAGCACGGCCATGGGAGCCATGGTCAAGGACAAGGCGGCCGCCGAGGACGCGCTGCGCGCCAGCGACCTCGACTACACCCTCGTCCACGCCGTCCGCCTCACCAACGGCCCCGCCACCGGCGTCACCCAACTGCTGCCCGAGTCGGCCACCTTGCGCATGGGGGACACCATCAGCCGCGCCGACGTCGCCGCCTGGATGCTCGGCGCACTCACCGACACCACCACCAGCCGCCGCTCCGTCGTCATCGCCGGCTGA
- a CDS encoding DUF6069 family protein, which translates to MSHQLAARPARPSGLVVTGGLIGTAVVAVALNAVVAATAHAAGASDDFEALQLPAYASFTVFGVLAAAAAWAIIRARSAHPARLLRTLVPVVVIVSLIPDIMVGVSGSRPGTSWGAVIALMVMHVVVAAVAVPAYQRLLPLPAAQD; encoded by the coding sequence ATGAGCCACCAGCTCGCCGCCCGCCCGGCCCGCCCCAGCGGCCTGGTCGTCACCGGCGGCCTGATCGGCACGGCTGTCGTCGCCGTCGCCCTCAACGCCGTCGTCGCCGCGACAGCCCACGCCGCCGGCGCCTCGGACGATTTCGAGGCCCTCCAGCTGCCTGCCTATGCCTCCTTCACCGTCTTCGGCGTCCTGGCCGCCGCTGCCGCCTGGGCGATCATCCGCGCACGCTCCGCCCACCCGGCCCGGTTGCTGCGCACCCTCGTGCCCGTCGTCGTGATCGTCAGCCTGATCCCGGACATCATGGTCGGCGTCTCCGGCAGCCGGCCCGGCACCAGCTGGGGTGCCGTCATCGCCCTGATGGTCATGCACGTCGTTGTCGCCGCCGTCGCCGTCCCCGCCTACCAGCGGCTCCTCCCTCTCCCCGCCGCCCAGGACTGA
- a CDS encoding LysR substrate-binding domain-containing protein, which yields MDLRHLRYFVAVAEERHFGRAAERLHMAQPPLSTQIRQLEAELGVELLHRTTRRVDLTEAGRAYLERARAILADIDEAAHHARLVAAGSVGHLAIGCVGSATYSLLPALSRRLTEELPGVDFSFRGEMLAPDQVEALRSGAIDVALLRPPAADLSLTVHTLRRDRLVVAVPVDHPLARRKRLRAADLAGADLIVHSADRRSVMYDVVLGLLRDAGVEPHIRHEVGETSTLVTLVAGGLGVAVVPDPVTALALDGVAYLPLTGADARVELAVAHRADRSEPHLARTVGIIQAMF from the coding sequence ATGGATCTGCGTCACCTGCGGTACTTCGTGGCAGTGGCCGAGGAGCGCCACTTCGGTCGCGCCGCCGAGCGGCTCCACATGGCCCAACCGCCCCTCTCCACGCAGATCCGCCAGCTCGAAGCAGAGCTCGGCGTCGAACTGCTCCACCGCACCACACGCCGCGTCGACCTCACCGAGGCCGGCCGGGCCTACCTCGAGCGGGCGCGCGCGATCCTCGCCGACATCGACGAGGCCGCGCACCACGCACGGCTCGTCGCCGCCGGCTCAGTGGGCCACCTCGCGATCGGGTGCGTGGGCTCGGCGACGTACAGCCTCCTGCCCGCGCTCTCGCGGCGGCTTACGGAGGAGCTTCCCGGCGTCGACTTCTCCTTCCGTGGGGAGATGCTCGCGCCGGACCAGGTCGAGGCGCTGCGCTCCGGCGCGATCGACGTCGCGCTGCTGCGCCCTCCGGCGGCCGACCTCTCCCTCACCGTGCACACGCTGCGCCGGGACCGGCTCGTCGTCGCCGTACCGGTGGACCACCCCCTCGCCCGTCGGAAACGGTTGCGGGCAGCGGACCTGGCCGGTGCCGACCTGATCGTGCACTCCGCCGACCGCCGGTCGGTGATGTACGACGTCGTGCTGGGTCTCCTGCGCGATGCCGGCGTCGAGCCGCACATCCGCCACGAGGTCGGCGAGACCTCGACGCTGGTCACGCTCGTGGCCGGCGGCCTCGGCGTCGCAGTCGTACCCGATCCCGTGACCGCGCTGGCGCTCGACGGCGTCGCCTATCTACCGCTGACCGGGGCGGACGCACGCGTCGAGCTGGCCGTCGCCCACCGCGCGGACCGCTCCGAGCCGCACCTGGCGCGCACCGTGGGGATCATCCAGGCGATGTTCTGA
- a CDS encoding thiolase family protein, with protein sequence MSAFLYAATRTPFGRFNGALAGVRPDDLAAAAITSTLARVPRLDPAAIDDVVWGNANGAGEENRNVGRMAALLAGLPVSVPGTTVNRLCGSSLDAAMMASRTIESGDAEVMLTGGVESMTRAPWVLPKSAKPFPVGDVTAVSTTLGWRLVNPRMPKEWTVSLGEANEQLQERFGISRERQDEFAARSHRLAHQAWESGFYDDLVVPVEGVDLTRDEGIRAGSTPEVLAGLKPVFRTREQGGTITAGNASPLNDGASAVLLGSEEAAATIGSDPIARIAGRGVMALEPQAFGYAPVEAANRALARAGIGWDQVGAVELNEAFAVQSLACLDAWKVDPGIVNQKGGAIAIGHPLGASGGRILATLAKVLRESRQRYGVAAICIGVGQGLAVVLENCDVTESAQ encoded by the coding sequence ATGAGTGCCTTCCTGTACGCCGCGACACGGACGCCGTTCGGCCGCTTCAACGGGGCGCTGGCCGGCGTCCGCCCCGACGACCTCGCCGCCGCCGCGATCACCTCGACGCTCGCCCGGGTGCCGCGCCTCGACCCCGCCGCGATCGACGACGTGGTGTGGGGCAACGCCAACGGCGCCGGTGAGGAGAACCGCAACGTCGGTCGCATGGCGGCGCTGCTCGCCGGGCTTCCGGTGAGCGTGCCCGGCACCACGGTCAACCGGCTGTGCGGTTCGAGCCTCGATGCGGCGATGATGGCCAGCCGGACGATCGAGTCCGGCGATGCCGAGGTGATGTTGACCGGCGGCGTGGAGTCGATGACGCGTGCGCCGTGGGTGCTGCCCAAGTCGGCGAAGCCGTTCCCGGTCGGCGACGTCACCGCGGTCTCGACCACGCTCGGCTGGCGGCTGGTCAACCCGCGGATGCCGAAGGAGTGGACCGTCAGCCTCGGCGAGGCCAACGAGCAGCTCCAGGAGCGCTTCGGGATCTCCCGCGAACGGCAGGACGAGTTCGCCGCCCGCTCCCACCGACTCGCCCACCAGGCATGGGAGTCGGGCTTCTACGACGACCTGGTGGTACCCGTCGAAGGTGTCGACCTGACCCGCGACGAGGGCATCCGAGCCGGATCCACACCGGAGGTCCTGGCCGGGCTCAAGCCGGTCTTCCGCACGCGGGAACAGGGCGGCACCATCACCGCGGGCAACGCCAGCCCCCTCAACGACGGTGCCTCCGCGGTGCTGTTGGGCAGTGAGGAGGCCGCGGCCACGATCGGGTCCGACCCGATCGCCCGTATCGCCGGCCGCGGTGTGATGGCGCTGGAGCCACAAGCCTTCGGCTACGCCCCCGTCGAGGCCGCGAACCGTGCGCTGGCGCGGGCCGGGATCGGTTGGGACCAGGTGGGCGCGGTCGAGCTCAACGAGGCCTTCGCCGTGCAGTCGCTCGCCTGCCTCGACGCGTGGAAGGTCGACCCCGGCATCGTCAACCAGAAGGGCGGCGCCATCGCGATCGGGCACCCGCTGGGCGCCTCGGGCGGCCGCATCCTCGCCACGCTGGCCAAGGTGCTGCGCGAGTCGAGGCAGCGCTACGGCGTCGCCGCGATCTGCATCGGGGTCGGTCAGGGCTTGGCCGTCGTACTCGAGAACTGCGATGTCACGGAGTCGGCCCAGTGA
- a CDS encoding 3-oxoacid CoA-transferase subunit A, translating to MSRAEIVESADAAVAGIEDGSTVLVGGFGLAGMPFDLIDALIRQGAKDLTIVSNNAGNGEVGLAALLAAGRVRKVLCSFPRQADSWVFDGLYREGKIELEVVPQGNLAERMRAAGAGIGAFYCPTAVGTPLAEGKEVREIDGRVYLLEYPIKGDYALIGAHVADAMGNLVYRKTARNFGPVMATAATTTIVQVDEVVEPGTLDPEAVVTPSIYVDRVVQVEARHYTVQGAR from the coding sequence GTGAGCCGGGCGGAGATCGTCGAGAGCGCGGATGCCGCGGTCGCCGGGATCGAGGACGGCTCCACCGTTCTGGTCGGCGGCTTCGGCCTGGCGGGCATGCCGTTCGATCTGATCGACGCGCTCATCCGGCAGGGTGCGAAGGACCTCACGATCGTGTCCAACAACGCCGGTAACGGTGAGGTCGGGCTGGCCGCGCTGCTGGCCGCCGGCCGGGTGCGCAAGGTGCTCTGCTCCTTTCCGCGTCAGGCCGACTCCTGGGTCTTCGACGGCCTCTACCGCGAGGGGAAGATCGAGCTCGAAGTGGTGCCGCAGGGCAACCTCGCCGAGCGGATGCGCGCGGCCGGTGCCGGTATCGGCGCGTTCTACTGCCCGACCGCGGTCGGCACGCCGCTCGCCGAGGGCAAGGAGGTGCGTGAGATCGACGGTCGCGTGTATCTGCTGGAGTACCCGATCAAGGGCGACTACGCGCTGATCGGCGCGCACGTCGCGGACGCGATGGGCAACCTCGTCTACCGAAAGACGGCCCGCAACTTCGGACCGGTCATGGCCACGGCCGCGACGACGACCATCGTCCAGGTCGACGAGGTCGTCGAGCCCGGAACGCTCGACCCCGAGGCCGTCGTCACCCCGTCCATCTACGTCGACCGGGTCGTCCAGGTGGAGGCCCGCCACTACACCGTGCAGGGGGCCCGATGA
- a CDS encoding 3-oxoacid CoA-transferase subunit B, with the protein MTTTPITTPATTSSGQAYAGAPRSAEHRLSMDELAAVIARDIPAGSFVNLGIGQPTKIADHLPADSGVVLHTENGMLNMGPKAEGDAVDPDLTNAGKVPVTELPGAAYFHHADSFAMMRGGHLDVCVLGAYQVAFNGDLANWTTGKPDDIPAVGGAMDLAIGAKDVYVMMTLFTRSGEPKLVPQCTYPLTGVGCVSRVYTDCGVFDVGPDGVRIRETYGVGVHELAEGLGITLT; encoded by the coding sequence ATGACCACCACGCCCATCACCACGCCAGCCACCACGTCGAGCGGCCAGGCGTACGCCGGGGCGCCGAGGAGCGCCGAACACCGGCTCTCGATGGACGAACTGGCCGCCGTCATCGCACGCGACATCCCGGCCGGATCCTTCGTCAACCTCGGTATCGGGCAGCCCACCAAGATCGCCGATCATCTGCCGGCCGACTCCGGGGTGGTGCTGCACACCGAGAACGGCATGCTCAACATGGGCCCGAAGGCCGAGGGCGACGCGGTCGACCCCGACCTGACCAATGCCGGGAAGGTCCCGGTGACCGAGCTGCCGGGGGCGGCGTACTTCCACCACGCCGACTCCTTCGCGATGATGCGCGGCGGGCACCTCGATGTCTGCGTCCTCGGGGCATACCAGGTCGCTTTCAACGGCGACCTCGCCAACTGGACCACCGGCAAGCCCGACGACATCCCTGCCGTCGGCGGCGCCATGGACCTCGCGATCGGCGCCAAGGACGTCTACGTGATGATGACGCTCTTCACCCGCTCCGGTGAGCCGAAGCTCGTGCCGCAGTGCACCTACCCGCTCACCGGCGTCGGCTGCGTCAGCCGCGTCTACACCGACTGCGGGGTCTTCGATGTCGGTCCCGACGGGGTACGGATCCGCGAGACGTACGGCGTCGGCGTCCACGAGCTGGCGGAGGGACTCGGCATCACGCTGACCTAG
- a CDS encoding nuclear transport factor 2 family protein, translating into MTRTTETVVDRYITLVDRAVHEPAALQDLGSVFAPEAGVQFGELPPVTGLADITEFYRRFYSDMADSKHVWTTTVLDEGTIEVRFIAAWRTTDGRLGSQGGVERVTVDADGLITELRVLSLEGHGA; encoded by the coding sequence ATGACTCGGACGACCGAGACGGTGGTCGATCGCTACATCACGCTCGTTGACCGTGCGGTGCACGAGCCGGCAGCACTGCAGGATCTTGGATCGGTGTTCGCGCCGGAGGCCGGCGTGCAGTTCGGCGAACTCCCTCCGGTGACCGGCCTGGCCGACATCACGGAGTTCTACCGACGCTTCTACTCGGACATGGCCGACAGCAAGCATGTGTGGACCACCACGGTGCTCGACGAAGGAACGATCGAGGTCCGCTTCATAGCGGCCTGGCGCACCACCGATGGCCGACTCGGGTCCCAGGGCGGCGTCGAGCGCGTGACCGTCGATGCGGACGGCCTGATCACGGAACTACGGGTGCTCAGCTTGGAGGGCCACGGCGCCTGA
- a CDS encoding FAD-dependent monooxygenase — MTSSSLPPQGARRALIVGSGISGLATALSLHRAGWQPLIIERAPERRTGGYFVRFNGPGYTAAERLGLLDSLPDRRDPQGRAFEVDSRGRLTPGLTFPEQVNGTPMRMLLRSDLERVLYEAVQDLVEIRYGTGPAAITQDREQVTVTLTDGSVESADLLIGADGIHSTVRSLVFGPEDLYRKDFDHVVAACVMDGPLPGMRDGDVAVATAPGRSAWINSYRDHPPVAFLLYRTDWPAAEIRKKPSDALRQAFAGFGGDVVPAMLEAMDRSESVLFDQVSQIHLNRWSQGRVLLLGDSAWCMTLHSGQGTGMGIAGAELLARLLTEHGDLPTALGSWEQRLRPFVTRYQKEALRMRHFFMPANRFGRIARSTLIRAVSTPVGAKLGKALMG; from the coding sequence ATGACCTCTTCGTCGCTCCCCCCACAGGGCGCCCGTCGTGCCCTCATCGTCGGATCCGGCATCTCGGGTCTGGCCACGGCTCTGAGCCTGCACCGGGCCGGCTGGCAGCCCCTGATCATCGAGCGGGCCCCCGAACGCCGCACGGGCGGCTACTTCGTCCGCTTCAACGGCCCCGGCTACACCGCCGCCGAACGCCTCGGCCTCCTGGACTCGCTCCCGGACCGCCGCGACCCGCAGGGGCGCGCGTTCGAAGTCGACTCCCGCGGTCGCCTCACACCCGGCCTGACCTTTCCCGAACAGGTCAACGGCACCCCGATGCGGATGCTGCTGCGCAGCGATCTCGAGCGCGTCCTGTACGAGGCGGTCCAGGACCTGGTGGAGATCCGCTACGGCACCGGGCCCGCCGCCATCACCCAGGACCGCGAGCAGGTGACCGTGACCCTCACCGACGGGTCCGTGGAGAGCGCGGACCTGCTCATCGGCGCCGACGGCATCCACTCCACCGTCCGCTCCCTGGTCTTCGGCCCCGAAGACCTCTACCGCAAGGACTTCGACCACGTCGTGGCCGCCTGCGTCATGGACGGCCCGCTGCCCGGCATGCGCGACGGCGACGTCGCGGTCGCCACCGCCCCCGGCCGCTCCGCCTGGATCAACAGCTACCGCGACCACCCCCCGGTCGCCTTCCTGCTCTACCGCACCGACTGGCCCGCCGCCGAGATCCGCAAGAAGCCCTCCGACGCCCTGCGCCAGGCCTTCGCCGGCTTCGGCGGGGACGTCGTGCCCGCCATGCTGGAGGCGATGGACCGCTCCGAGTCCGTCCTGTTCGACCAGGTCAGCCAGATCCACCTCAACCGCTGGAGCCAGGGCCGGGTGCTCCTGCTCGGCGACTCCGCCTGGTGCATGACCCTCCACTCCGGCCAGGGCACCGGCATGGGCATCGCCGGCGCCGAACTGCTGGCCCGCCTGCTCACCGAACACGGCGACCTGCCGACGGCCCTGGGCAGCTGGGAACAGCGACTGCGCCCGTTCGTCACCCGCTACCAGAAGGAAGCCCTGCGCATGCGGCACTTCTTCATGCCCGCCAACCGCTTCGGCCGCATCGCCCGCAGCACCTTGATCCGCGCCGTCTCCACCCCGGTCGGCGCCAAGCTCGGCAAGGCCCTGATGGGCTGA
- a CDS encoding TetR/AcrR family transcriptional regulator has protein sequence MTLDRLAASPQADDERAERILAAARELLLAWGYKRVTVDEIARRARIGKGTVYLHWKTKETLFTELLRRELHKQLGTLAADIEKHASAALPSRLVREVFLQHSRNPLGRAIHTGNSEVLGALAITANGLPVIQELGFHTLLARLVDVWRAHGLVTVTAPAADQIYTIDAVLTGFMTGGIAVPPSEEFPPDHRADLLGRTIKAALETSAGPDEVTLRVAARDVLDALAAAQGTLAEARSRSAAR, from the coding sequence ATGACCCTGGATCGCCTGGCCGCTTCCCCGCAGGCCGACGACGAACGCGCCGAGCGCATCCTGGCCGCCGCGCGCGAACTGCTGTTGGCGTGGGGCTACAAGCGGGTCACCGTCGATGAGATCGCCCGCCGCGCCCGTATCGGCAAAGGCACCGTCTACCTGCACTGGAAGACGAAAGAGACGCTCTTCACCGAACTGCTGCGGCGCGAACTCCACAAGCAGCTCGGCACCCTCGCCGCCGACATCGAGAAGCACGCGTCCGCCGCACTGCCCAGCAGGCTGGTCCGGGAGGTGTTCCTGCAGCACAGCCGCAACCCCCTCGGCCGGGCCATCCATACCGGTAACAGCGAAGTCCTCGGCGCGCTCGCCATCACCGCGAACGGCCTTCCCGTCATCCAGGAACTCGGCTTCCACACCCTGCTCGCCCGCCTCGTCGACGTATGGCGCGCGCACGGGCTGGTAACCGTGACAGCACCGGCGGCGGACCAGATCTACACGATCGACGCGGTGCTGACCGGGTTCATGACGGGGGGCATCGCCGTCCCCCCGAGCGAGGAGTTCCCCCCGGACCACCGGGCGGACCTGCTCGGCCGCACGATCAAAGCAGCCCTCGAAACCTCCGCCGGGCCGGACGAGGTCACCCTCCGCGTAGCCGCTCGGGACGTTCTCGACGCCCTGGCCGCCGCCCAGGGCACGCTCGCCGAGGCCCGCTCGCGCTCGGCGGCCCGCTGA